CTTAGCAGAAGCGATAGAATCCTTTACAAATTCAGCTCTCTGCTGTGCTACCTGTTCAGCTGATGGCTGCTGCCACCAAGCAAAACCAAAGAGAATCAGGGCGATAAGTACAAACCCTGTGATAGTTCTTTTATCCATTTATTTGTTTTTCTGATTTTCAATTGAAGTCTTTACGAAGTCGAGGAAGAGCGGATGTGGACCGAGTACAGTTGACTGATACTCTGGGTGGAACTGTGTTCCAATATACCACTTCAAGCCTGGTATCTCAACGATTTCAACCAAGTCGCTCTCTGGGTTGCGACCAACACACATCATACCATGCTTCTCAAACTCCTTTTCATAGTCGTTATTGAACTCATAACGATGACGATGGCGTTCCTGTATATGCTCTTGCTTATAGATATTAAAGGTATGTGAACCCTGACGCAGTACGCACTCATAGGCTCCAAGGCGCATCGTACCACCCATATTGGTGATATTCTTCTGCTCCTCCATAATATCAATCACATTGTGTGTAGTCTTCTCATCAATCTCTCGTGAGTTAGCATCCTTATACCCAAGGACATTACGAGCAAACTCAATCACCATCATCTGCATACCAAGACAGATACCGAAGGTTGGGATATCGTGTGTACGTGTATAGTGAGCAGCAACAATCTTACCCTCAATACCACGCTGACCAAAGCCCGGACAAATCACAATACCATCCTGTCCCTTAAGTTTCTCAGCTACATTCTCCTCTGTCAGTTCCTCAGAATTGATAAAGGTAATAACCGTTTTACGGTCATTATAGGTTCCAGCCTGCAACAAGCCTTCACGAATACTCTTATAAGCATCCTGCAAGTCATATTTACCAACAAGTCCAATGTGTACTTCCTTAGTTGCTTTACGCTGACGATCAAGGAACTCCTTCCAAGGACCGAGTGCAGGCTTAGGACCAACTTCCTCACCGCACTTACGCAGAATAGCAGCATCCAAGCCCTGCTCAAGCATATTCACAGGAACATCATAGATACTTGGGAGGTCCTCACTCTGTACAACGCAGTCGAAATCAACATTACAGAAAGCAGCAACCTTCTTACGGATATCATCATCAAGATGCTTTTCTGTACGCATCACGAGCACATCTGGCTGAATACCTACACTCTGCAATTCCTTTACGCTGTGCTGAGTTGGCTTTGTCTTCAACTCACCTGCAGCCTTAAGATAAGGAACATATGTCAAGTGAAGGTTGATGGCACGCTTACCCAATTCCCACTTCAACTGGCGAATAGCCTCAAGGAATGGAGCTGACTCAATGTCGCCAATAGTACCACCAATCTCAGTAATCACAAAGTCATAGTGATACTTCTGCCCCAAAAGCTTAATATTACGTTTGATTTCGTCCGTAATATGAGGAACAACCTGAATAGTCTTACCCAAGTAGTCGCCACGACGCTCCTTGTCAATAACGCTCTTATAGATACGTCCCGTAGTCATAGAGTTGGCTTTTGTGGTCTTAATACCTGTGAAGCGCTCATAGTGACCGAGGTCGAGGTCGGTCTCCATACCATCCTCTGTTACGTAGCACTCACCATGCTCGTAAGGATTCAGCGTACCTGGGTCAATGTTGATGTACGGATCAAATTTCTGAATGGTAATGTTGTAACCTCTTGCTTGAAGAAGCTTACCGATTGATGACGAGATAATTCCTTTACCAAGTGAAGAAACTACGCCGCCCGTAACGAAAATGTACTTTGTTTCAGCCACGATGTATGTATGTTTAATTATTATCTTCTAAAACGAAAATCGTTGGTTCTAAACTAAAATGCAAAGATACTAATTTTCCATGAATTAGGCGGGATATAAAGATAAAAAAAACATAGTATATTTCATTTAATTGCCACAAGACCTATGAACAGTGCTATCATCTATGATTACAATGAGATTTTATCTACCTTATGGCAGATTTTATTATTACAAAACTAAGAGACATTTTAATAAAATATTTTGCAATAAAACACCCCTTTCACAAGACTAAATCTTATATTTCAAACAGTTACTATTACATAAGAAAACTACAATTTAGCAATAACGAACTAAGAAGAATATCACAAGAGAAGACTACTCTAAAACTTTAAAGAAACTTAAAATCCTCTTTACTGCCGCATTATTGTAAAACTAAAGTTCTATTTTTGCAAACCAATTTGAGGCTAACATATAGACGATATACGTTAGGATTCACAAGGAAAGATGCTCGAGTGGTTGAAGAGGCACGCCTGGAAAGCGTGTATACCCCTAAAGGGTATCGGGGGTTCGAATCCCCCTCTTTCCGCAAGAAAGGTGTAAACCAATGGATTACGTGGCTTGCACCTTTTTCTTTTCTGACAACTTAATATAGAAAGGGAAACATTCTAATAACCACAACTACACATCCTTACACAAAACACGTATTTTCCAATTCATTGCTTGTTATACGGCTTTATTTTCCTAACTTTGCAGAAAGTAAGATTAGGAAACGGATATTGTATCTACGTAATAACATCCAAATTTAACGAAAGAAATGATAGAACTCGATACTACCAATATGTGTTCACACCTGCAGAAGAAGCTCTTTAACGAAGAAGGTGTCTACTATCCTATATGGCAGGCGATGCAGAATGATGATGAGATAACAGCTGTGATTCGTTCACGACAGTTGCATATCTACCGCAATGGTAAAAAAGTTTTGGTGCTTCCCGGCAAGGCTGCA
The nucleotide sequence above comes from Prevotella melaninogenica ATCC 25845. Encoded proteins:
- a CDS encoding CTP synthase, with the translated sequence MAETKYIFVTGGVVSSLGKGIISSSIGKLLQARGYNITIQKFDPYINIDPGTLNPYEHGECYVTEDGMETDLDLGHYERFTGIKTTKANSMTTGRIYKSVIDKERRGDYLGKTIQVVPHITDEIKRNIKLLGQKYHYDFVITEIGGTIGDIESAPFLEAIRQLKWELGKRAINLHLTYVPYLKAAGELKTKPTQHSVKELQSVGIQPDVLVMRTEKHLDDDIRKKVAAFCNVDFDCVVQSEDLPSIYDVPVNMLEQGLDAAILRKCGEEVGPKPALGPWKEFLDRQRKATKEVHIGLVGKYDLQDAYKSIREGLLQAGTYNDRKTVITFINSEELTEENVAEKLKGQDGIVICPGFGQRGIEGKIVAAHYTRTHDIPTFGICLGMQMMVIEFARNVLGYKDANSREIDEKTTHNVIDIMEEQKNITNMGGTMRLGAYECVLRQGSHTFNIYKQEHIQERHRHRYEFNNDYEKEFEKHGMMCVGRNPESDLVEIVEIPGLKWYIGTQFHPEYQSTVLGPHPLFLDFVKTSIENQKNK